GTATTTTGTGCGGTTGCTTTTTCAGTTTCTTGGCGTTGCCCGACCGCTTGCTCATTCCACCAATCATTAAAGACATTTGCCGATAGGTTTTTGCCCAAAGCTGAACCGTTCCAAACGGTACGGCTTTCATGGTCAATAAAAGTCATACCGTAGATACGCCCCTCATCGTTGCGCCGTACCACGGTATTGATGCCCTGCTCCAACAGTTGCTTTTTAAAATCGGCTTCATTAGTGGCGGTGTGCATCGCCACTTCAATGGTGCTTTTGAGTACGGCTCTTACAGGGTCGGCTTTCATTTTCTCCTTAGCCTGTGCGAATTGGTTTTTCAGTTCGTCCAGTCCTGCCTGTTTACCGAAAAGCGATGCTTTAAAAGGATTGCTCGCTTTTTCTCCCTGTTCGTTCAATGCAAAATAGATAAGCCCATTTTTGGGCTGTCCTTGCAATTCCCCTTTGACTTCCTCTGCCGTGATGTTGAAAAGCGAAAGCAAGGCGTTGTATGCTCCGAGGCTTGCGTACCCGTAATACTTCGGCAGGTGTCTCACCACCGATGCCATTTGGCTCTTAACGTCTCCGGCTCTGTAATCCACCGGACGGAATACCTGCTCGTTTCCGGTGCGCTGTTTTTCCGTGGCAGGTATAAGATTGTACGTTTGTTCCAAATCCCGACAGATTGCCATCGAACGTGGATGGTCGTAACTGTCCGGTAGCTTCTTTCCGTCCAAACCCACACAGACCGTTACGATGTGGATATGGGTGCGTTCAATATCGGTATGCTTAAAAACGATATAAGGTTGCTTGCCATACCCCATGCGCTCCATATATTCCTGCGCCATTTTTACGAACTGCCCATCGCTGACCCTATCCGCAGGATCAGGGTTCAGCGATATGTGGCGCACTGGCTTTTCAGTTTTGATATTTGTGGATAGATACGGCTCAAAACACTGGTGCAGGTAACTTGTCGAATAGGTATTATCCAACGTTTCGGGTATTCTGTTCAATAACAGAACCTGCCCGTTTTCACTATCAATCTTCTTTTGGTTATAGGAAATTGCACCGTACAAATTCTCACCCTTGCCAATCTTTGCTATCATATTACTTGTGCTTTTGTAGGTGTTCTTTTTCAAATTCCTGTGTTAGCTCAATCACTTTCCGGCATAAGTCCGCCATTTCTGCTGTCTGCTTTTCCAGTTTAAAGAGATAAGCCGATGCCTTTTTCTCCGAGAAATTGCGGTAAAGTATCTTCACGATTTGGTTGTAATTCACGCCAACCACTCTGAACTGGCTGTAAAAATTGGTCAACCTCGTATGAAAATCGACTGCATCCATGTCAATTTTTACGGTTTTGACTGGCTTCTGAAAGATGCAGGCTGTAATAAAATGTGCCATTACTTTCATTCCCGATTGCTCGAACAACGTAAGGAACTGTGCGTTTTCCATGTCGTTGAGACTAATCGAATAACGGTGGATGGCAGGGTCTTTCTTAGGCTTGCGACCAACTTTGTTTGTTCGATTTCTTCTGTTGTCTTCCATATCTAAATCCATTAATAATTACTATAAACTGCGACTTCGGAGCGGTTTTCAGCCCCCTGCAAGGGCAAGTGGTTTTGAGGTGCGGAATTTATTTCGAGCATCTCAAAACATAACTTGCTCTGTTCGGGTGAACAGAAAATCCGCCCTACGGGTCGGATTGGGTAAAGCGGAAAAAAACGGCTTTGCGCCGTTCCGCCCATAACATCCATTCTCCAATGATTTTTCCATTCACCCTTTGCATTTAAGCCCTTACAAAGTAAGGGTAGCTTTTTCAAAGCATTGCCCTATCCGCCACGACCAAACATTGCCAAAAAATGCCGTGGATTACCGCTTTAAATCAATGGAACGGAATAACCTGCTTCTTTGCGCTATCAGTCACGCAAGCCTGTTTGCAGGCATCCGCTCCCGATGGC
This Olivibacter sp. SDN3 DNA region includes the following protein-coding sequences:
- the mobA gene encoding conjugal transfer protein MobA yields the protein MEDNRRNRTNKVGRKPKKDPAIHRYSISLNDMENAQFLTLFEQSGMKVMAHFITACIFQKPVKTVKIDMDAVDFHTRLTNFYSQFRVVGVNYNQIVKILYRNFSEKKASAYLFKLEKQTAEMADLCRKVIELTQEFEKEHLQKHK
- the mobB gene encoding conjugal transfer protein MobB — translated: MIAKIGKGENLYGAISYNQKKIDSENGQVLLLNRIPETLDNTYSTSYLHQCFEPYLSTNIKTEKPVRHISLNPDPADRVSDGQFVKMAQEYMERMGYGKQPYIVFKHTDIERTHIHIVTVCVGLDGKKLPDSYDHPRSMAICRDLEQTYNLIPATEKQRTGNEQVFRPVDYRAGDVKSQMASVVRHLPKYYGYASLGAYNALLSLFNITAEEVKGELQGQPKNGLIYFALNEQGEKASNPFKASLFGKQAGLDELKNQFAQAKEKMKADPVRAVLKSTIEVAMHTATNEADFKKQLLEQGINTVVRRNDEGRIYGMTFIDHESRTVWNGSALGKNLSANVFNDWWNEQAVGQRQETEKATAQNTPSTAEKEEAHALFNFLNKEQPTDDLLIDGLGGLLPEAQGEDYEEQAFANRMKKKKKRKGRQFRAN